In the Caballeronia sp. LZ062 genome, one interval contains:
- a CDS encoding acetyl-CoA C-acetyltransferase, whose amino-acid sequence MSETQNDPVVIVSAARTPMAAFQGDFAALTAPQLGAAAIRAAVERAGLTPEQIDEAIMGCVLPAGQGQAPARQAALGAGLPLSTGCTTINKMCGSGMRAAMFAHDILLAGSADVIVAGGMESMTNAPYLLPKARGGMRMGHGQVLDHMFLDGLEDAYEKGRLMGTFAEQCASSYEFSRESQDAFAVESLRRAQRANEDGAFAWEIAPVTVAGRKGDTVIDRDEQPFKANIEKIPSLKPAFAKDGTVTAANSSSISDGAAALVMMRESTAKRLGATPIARVVGHSTFAQQPALFTTAPVGAIRKLFEKNGWRANNVDLYEINEAFAVVTMAAMREHDLPHDKVNVNGGACALGHPIGASGARILVTLIGALRARGGKRGVATLCIGGGEATAMGIELV is encoded by the coding sequence ATGAGTGAGACACAGAACGATCCGGTGGTCATCGTTTCGGCCGCGCGCACGCCGATGGCCGCGTTTCAGGGCGATTTCGCCGCGCTGACGGCACCGCAACTGGGCGCGGCCGCGATTCGCGCGGCGGTGGAACGCGCGGGGCTTACACCTGAGCAGATCGACGAAGCCATCATGGGCTGCGTGCTTCCGGCAGGGCAAGGCCAGGCGCCCGCGCGACAGGCTGCGCTCGGCGCGGGCTTGCCGCTGTCCACCGGTTGCACGACCATCAACAAGATGTGCGGTTCCGGGATGCGCGCCGCGATGTTCGCGCACGACATCTTGCTCGCGGGCTCGGCGGATGTGATCGTCGCGGGCGGCATGGAGAGCATGACGAACGCGCCGTATCTGCTGCCGAAGGCGCGCGGCGGAATGCGCATGGGTCATGGGCAAGTGCTGGATCACATGTTCCTGGACGGCCTCGAAGACGCCTACGAAAAGGGCCGTCTGATGGGTACGTTCGCGGAGCAGTGCGCGTCGTCGTATGAATTCTCGCGCGAATCGCAGGATGCGTTCGCCGTGGAATCGCTGCGCCGCGCGCAACGCGCGAACGAAGACGGTGCGTTCGCGTGGGAAATCGCGCCGGTGACGGTGGCGGGCAGGAAAGGCGATACCGTCATCGACCGCGACGAGCAGCCGTTCAAGGCGAATATCGAGAAGATTCCGTCGCTGAAACCGGCCTTCGCGAAGGACGGCACCGTGACGGCGGCGAATTCGTCGTCGATATCGGATGGCGCAGCCGCGCTCGTGATGATGCGCGAATCCACCGCGAAGCGCCTCGGCGCGACGCCCATTGCGCGTGTCGTCGGACACAGCACGTTCGCGCAGCAGCCCGCGCTCTTCACGACCGCGCCCGTCGGCGCCATTCGCAAGCTCTTCGAGAAGAACGGCTGGCGCGCGAACAATGTCGATTTGTACGAGATCAACGAAGCCTTCGCCGTCGTGACGATGGCCGCGATGCGCGAGCACGATCTGCCGCACGACAAGGTCAACGTGAACGGCGGCGCGTGCGCGCTCGGGCATCCGATCGGCGCGTCGGGCGCGCGCATTCTCGTGACGTTGATCGGCGCATTGCGTGCGCGCGGCGGCAAGCGCGGCGTGGCGACGCTGTGCATCGGCGGCGGAGAGGCGACGGCGATGGGTATCGAACTGGTTTGA